In a genomic window of Oreochromis aureus strain Israel breed Guangdong linkage group 13, ZZ_aureus, whole genome shotgun sequence:
- the LOC120443339 gene encoding uncharacterized protein LOC120443339 has translation MPSTSTHPTFYGDYMNKTQAKCAASFSGIGYQHNKITINETSSSTIYSLNFLSIFQGPPQYEIITLEDAGLDNGTCDQLFWINFNVTNRNTSIHFPVFLDQTPGKNHSMCYQQNNGNRPLGNTTNCNQTAGSGEGAPVNTTGPSNGTYWVQGMAWLCGQRAYFILPPGWTGVCAPIFISDHTFRMTAVNTTPTTRRKGRSTSPGIQPHDPVYGSDVPEEFKLWTTGQKVLHSLFPCVGTGKNMLRIETLDYRFGLFLNASCKINDEQNQEIDALCIAVMQRRVALDMILAEKGGLCPLRQHLLYLHPGQCAFLKHD, from the coding sequence ATGCCAAGCACCTCAACGCATCCCACCTTTTATGGAGACTACATGAACAAAACACAAGCCAAATGTGCCGCCAGCTTTTCGGGCATTGGCTATCAGCATAATAAAATCACCATCAACGAGACAAGCTCATCTACCATCTACTCGCTTAACTTCCTTAGTATCTTTCAGGGACCACCCCAATACGAGATAATCACCCTTGAAGACGCTGGACTTGACAATGGAACGTGTGACCAACTtttctggatcaacttcaacgtGACAAACCGGAacacatccattcacttcccagtgttcttggaccaaaccccagggaagaaccactccatgtgctacCAGCAAAACAATGGTAACAGACCGCTTGGAAACACCACTAACTGTAATCAGACCGCTGGAAGTGGAGAAGGTGCCCCTGTGAACACGACCGGCCCCTCAAATGGCACTTACTGGGTccaaggaatggcctggctatgtGGACAACGTGCTTATTTCATACTACCCCCAGGCTGGACCGGAGTTTGTGCCCCCATCTTCATAtcagaccacaccttcaggatgACCGCTGTAAACACCACCCCAACCACACGACGGAAAGGAAGATCAACATCTCCAGGTATCCAACCACACGACCCCGTGTACGGCAGTGATGTGCCCGAGGAATTCAAACTATGGACCACTGGACAGaaggtcctccactcactgtttccGTGTGTTGGAACCggaaaaaacatgttaaggattgaaACATTGGATTATCGCTTTGGACTCTTTCTGAACGCGTCATGTAAAATCAATGACGAACAAAACCAAGAAATCGACGCTCtgtgcattgcagtaatgcaacgcAGAGTAGCATTGGATatgattctcgccgagaaaggaggaCTGTGTCCTCTTCGACAACACCTGCTGTACCTACATCCCGGACAATGTGCATTCctcaaacatgactga